From Paenibacillus physcomitrellae, the proteins below share one genomic window:
- a CDS encoding bifunctional DNA primase/polymerase, with product MLNEALQYLQLQFPIIPLCSHDHSCMSRIHLSTCKSPGKRPLIKNWQDAGIPSEQQVKDWFRRWPTANIGIILGISSGLVALDVDGPFGFAKLEELAGGNLPETWQFSTPGGGMRYLFSIPPGIGCPKFTFRDPDTSHQHSELAILGDGSCTVLPPSLHRNGGTYAWIKSPEWPGLQ from the coding sequence ATGCTGAACGAAGCTCTTCAATATCTGCAACTGCAATTTCCAATTATCCCCCTATGTTCACATGACCATTCTTGCATGTCGAGGATACACCTTTCAACATGCAAGTCTCCTGGCAAACGACCGCTTATTAAAAATTGGCAAGACGCTGGGATTCCTTCTGAACAACAGGTAAAGGACTGGTTCAGGCGTTGGCCTACGGCCAACATTGGTATTATTCTGGGGATATCCTCTGGCCTTGTTGCGCTCGATGTGGACGGCCCGTTTGGATTCGCTAAATTGGAAGAGCTCGCTGGCGGTAATCTGCCAGAGACATGGCAATTTTCCACTCCCGGTGGAGGCATGCGGTACCTTTTCTCTATCCCGCCGGGAATAGGCTGTCCAAAATTCACCTTCCGCGACCCCGATACCAGCCATCAACATTCAGAACTGGCCATTTTGGGAGACGGCTCCTGTACGGTGCTGCCTCCATCTCTGCACAGAAACGGAGGTACATACGCATGGATCAAATCACCAGAATGGCCCGGCCTGCAGTAG
- a CDS encoding helix-turn-helix domain-containing protein produces the protein MSDFLTLVGARIKQLRVQKGLSQARLAELAELQDSYIGGVERGSRNISLNSLEKIMSALGADPVEALKFGKLDEVVDLSEEAAKQDLLEIHLSLLQERSLPEIRLVHRMVKDMFDTFDRKEERES, from the coding sequence ATGTCTGATTTTTTGACGCTGGTAGGCGCGAGAATCAAACAGCTAAGAGTGCAAAAAGGACTGTCGCAGGCTAGGCTGGCGGAATTGGCCGAGCTACAGGATTCGTATATCGGAGGCGTGGAGCGAGGAAGTCGAAACATATCGCTGAACTCGCTGGAAAAAATCATGTCGGCCTTAGGGGCCGACCCCGTGGAGGCTCTTAAGTTTGGAAAATTGGATGAGGTCGTGGATTTAAGTGAAGAAGCGGCAAAACAGGACTTGCTAGAGATACACCTGTCTCTCCTTCAGGAAAGAAGTCTACCGGAAATCAGGCTTGTGCATCGGATGGTGAAGGACATGTTCGATACGTTTGACAGGAAAGAAGAGCGCGAATCGTGA
- a CDS encoding BsuBI/PstI family type II restriction endonuclease, with translation MQAIIPENVENSNHARNITAARTVFVMLYAYAIDGEDGRIRPSMVTVMTDEQCLQQSRKARESWRLLVLGPKKPNFPGRWYSENTREPIRDDTIAALRQIGAVDEVPGVPVTSSKPRYYLARDFANLLNPLLDEAELEELILIWRTAHLAKGALILQSLKEQELRSDIYVEFGHIKHPMAPGKSSVLTKAAVEVFAQNFLEKPEVLLISESADKVHREFGKGLDRIGLKIDPKKTLPDLIIAETGSQGFRLVFIEIVHTDGPISNTRKRKLLELAKGSQLTEEECTFVTVFASRSDPAYRKVQSSIAWGSFVWFADEPERILHLVDKKEKKQTLNDLL, from the coding sequence TTGCAGGCAATTATTCCCGAAAATGTTGAGAACTCTAACCATGCTAGGAACATAACTGCCGCTCGAACAGTATTTGTCATGCTCTACGCTTACGCAATAGATGGAGAGGATGGAAGAATTCGTCCATCAATGGTAACCGTTATGACTGACGAACAATGTTTGCAGCAATCTCGAAAGGCGAGGGAATCATGGCGCTTACTTGTGCTTGGACCTAAAAAGCCTAATTTCCCAGGAAGATGGTACAGTGAGAATACCCGTGAACCTATTCGAGATGATACCATAGCCGCTTTAAGGCAAATCGGTGCTGTTGACGAGGTACCAGGTGTTCCAGTTACCTCATCTAAGCCTAGATATTATCTAGCGAGGGATTTTGCAAATTTGTTAAATCCTCTTTTAGATGAAGCAGAGCTAGAAGAGTTAATTTTGATATGGAGAACTGCTCACTTAGCGAAAGGTGCACTTATATTGCAGAGCTTAAAGGAACAGGAGCTACGAAGTGATATATATGTGGAGTTTGGACATATCAAGCATCCAATGGCACCTGGAAAAAGCTCGGTGCTTACGAAAGCAGCTGTCGAGGTATTTGCTCAGAATTTCTTAGAAAAACCCGAAGTTCTTTTAATCAGCGAGTCGGCTGATAAAGTTCACAGGGAGTTCGGGAAAGGTTTAGATAGAATAGGTCTAAAAATCGATCCTAAGAAAACCCTGCCGGATCTTATAATCGCAGAAACAGGATCACAGGGATTTCGACTCGTGTTTATTGAAATTGTGCATACAGACGGACCCATATCTAATACGCGAAAAAGAAAGTTGCTAGAGCTTGCAAAGGGGAGTCAACTAACGGAAGAGGAGTGCACATTCGTAACCGTATTTGCCTCACGCTCTGACCCCGCCTATCGCAAAGTGCAGAGCAGCATTGCTTGGGGGTCCTTTGTTTGGTTTGCGGATGAACCTGAAAGAATTCTGCACCTAGTAGATAAGAAAGAGAAGAAGCAAACTTTGAACGATTTGCTTTGA
- a CDS encoding Eco57I restriction-modification methylase domain-containing protein, whose amino-acid sequence MLTLNKQNELYSELMLTQIDFLRQQVSKATQKQTKSSLGQFFTEPRLASFMSDMFALNVPHVKLLDPGAGIGILTTAAVTQLCRNKKKPLSIEVIAVEIDENLIEYLRSTLEFCKKICSLNGIDFKYSIVQGDFIEYGISLLKDTCGCFNKVIMNPPYKKISSKSKTRSTLREAGIETTNLYTAFVAISKRLLAREGELIAITPRSFCNGTYFKPFRLDFLGDMVFRKIHLFNSRTDAFKDDEVLQENIIYHAIKSDQIGNVIITSSDNLDTEVSTHKLSYDQLIHPEDTEKFIRILRDEDDLKVKRLMEKITGSLADLGISVSTGRVVDFRTKENLRDQITEDAVPLIYPTHFHEGYLRWPITPADKPNAIMKNDQTAKMLVPRGNYVLIRRFSPKEDKRRIVPAVYDENQMRFEYVGFENHINFYHQNGSGLSLNLAKGLAIYLSSTLVDSFFRQFNGHTQVNVGDLKSLPYPSYEMLLQMGESFEEFLPNQQEIDGVVSRVLGI is encoded by the coding sequence ATGCTTACTCTCAACAAGCAAAATGAGTTATATTCTGAATTAATGCTTACACAAATAGACTTTCTTCGTCAGCAAGTGAGTAAAGCTACACAAAAACAAACCAAATCGAGCCTCGGCCAATTCTTTACAGAGCCTAGGTTAGCTTCTTTTATGAGTGATATGTTCGCATTAAACGTTCCTCACGTTAAGCTGCTTGATCCCGGAGCTGGAATCGGCATTCTTACAACTGCAGCAGTCACTCAACTCTGTAGAAACAAAAAAAAGCCTTTAAGTATTGAGGTAATTGCGGTTGAAATTGATGAGAACTTAATTGAGTATCTACGAAGCACTTTGGAATTCTGCAAAAAAATATGCTCACTTAATGGAATAGATTTTAAGTATTCAATAGTCCAAGGTGACTTTATAGAATATGGCATTTCCTTATTAAAGGACACCTGCGGATGCTTTAACAAAGTAATCATGAATCCGCCATACAAGAAAATAAGCAGTAAATCAAAAACAAGAAGCACCTTAAGAGAAGCCGGCATTGAGACGACAAATTTATATACCGCTTTTGTTGCAATTTCTAAGAGGCTCCTGGCCAGAGAGGGCGAGTTAATTGCTATTACTCCCCGCAGCTTCTGCAATGGGACTTATTTCAAACCATTTAGGTTAGACTTTCTCGGCGATATGGTTTTTAGAAAGATTCATCTCTTTAATTCAAGAACCGATGCCTTTAAAGACGATGAAGTCCTTCAAGAAAATATCATCTACCATGCCATTAAGAGTGACCAGATTGGCAATGTGATCATAACTTCATCCGACAATTTAGATACTGAAGTGTCAACGCATAAATTAAGCTATGACCAGTTGATCCATCCAGAAGACACGGAAAAGTTTATCCGAATCTTGCGTGATGAAGACGACTTAAAAGTCAAAAGACTAATGGAGAAAATTACAGGTTCTCTTGCCGACTTAGGCATAAGTGTATCTACTGGGAGGGTTGTCGACTTCCGTACAAAAGAAAATCTAAGAGATCAAATCACGGAGGATGCTGTCCCGCTGATTTACCCCACTCATTTTCATGAGGGATACTTGAGATGGCCTATCACCCCCGCTGACAAGCCAAATGCAATTATGAAAAACGATCAAACAGCTAAAATGTTAGTTCCAAGAGGAAACTACGTACTCATTCGGAGGTTTTCACCAAAAGAGGACAAGCGCCGGATTGTCCCCGCTGTATATGATGAGAATCAAATGAGATTCGAGTATGTTGGGTTTGAGAATCACATTAATTTTTATCACCAAAACGGTTCTGGGTTGTCGTTAAATCTTGCTAAGGGACTTGCTATCTATCTAAGTTCAACCCTTGTGGATTCTTTCTTCAGACAATTTAATGGACATACCCAAGTTAATGTAGGGGATTTAAAAAGCTTGCCTTATCCCTCCTACGAAATGCTTCTCCAAATGGGAGAATCCTTTGAGGAATTCCTCCCTAACCAGCAGGAAATTGATGGGGTTGTTTCTCGTGTCTTAGGAATATAG
- a CDS encoding recombinase family protein encodes MTPHSFSQILPHYLVFRHILADCDKNIFDYVLVWKLTRLARSQRDTLNILDVFEKSNITLLSCTETFDFSTPAGKMSFHLLASVAEYERNNIVENVKMGMKTRAKNGLWNGGSMLGYKSVNKKLVIIESEAFIVREIFNMYLSGRGFKAIAHQLNRLGYKTKRGVAFSINSVRTIILNPAYAGFIRFNKQQDWNEKRRKGINPEPIVQLGEHDAIISMETWDKAQEIFMLKSSKPTKTFDGHFPLTTLLRCPACGQGMIGHRSKRTKGSGEYLRYYICGTSHYKGSTVCRANSIRADYAEQYVFFKLEEITTNEYILKSLVDNVNSKISSIKEPILTQHKITLDEIKKVRFNADKYLSLFENDALDIVFVKEKINRLQDELKLLESRKVDLERQLAQPTVKELSFNEVYGILSNFSKLMDITPPEQQKTILNQLISKITVNAGDKIEQRSIKDIELFFDASQNDNFVLTYDTVHRIIYRAK; translated from the coding sequence ATGACGCCCCATTCGTTTTCTCAAATCTTACCACATTATTTAGTTTTCAGACACATCCTAGCTGATTGTGATAAAAATATCTTTGATTATGTGCTAGTTTGGAAGCTAACTCGACTTGCAAGAAGTCAAAGAGATACATTAAATATCCTTGATGTTTTTGAGAAATCTAACATTACACTATTAAGTTGTACAGAAACCTTTGATTTTAGTACACCGGCTGGAAAAATGTCCTTTCACTTACTGGCATCAGTAGCTGAATATGAGAGAAATAACATTGTAGAGAACGTCAAGATGGGGATGAAAACGAGAGCAAAAAATGGCTTATGGAATGGTGGAAGTATGCTCGGTTACAAATCCGTGAATAAAAAGTTAGTTATTATTGAAAGCGAAGCCTTTATTGTTCGTGAAATTTTCAATATGTATCTAAGTGGAAGAGGATTTAAAGCAATTGCACATCAGTTAAACCGCCTTGGATATAAAACCAAAAGAGGTGTAGCCTTCTCGATAAACTCCGTCCGCACAATTATATTAAATCCCGCATACGCAGGTTTTATACGCTTTAATAAGCAACAGGATTGGAATGAGAAGAGACGTAAAGGGATAAATCCAGAACCGATAGTTCAGCTTGGTGAACATGATGCCATAATAAGTATGGAAACATGGGATAAAGCACAAGAAATATTTATGCTAAAATCTTCAAAGCCCACAAAGACCTTTGATGGTCATTTCCCATTAACTACTTTACTCAGATGTCCAGCATGCGGACAGGGGATGATTGGTCATAGAAGTAAGAGAACAAAAGGCTCAGGTGAGTACCTAAGATATTATATTTGTGGTACATCCCATTATAAGGGTTCTACTGTTTGTCGTGCCAATTCTATTAGAGCCGATTACGCTGAACAATATGTATTTTTTAAACTTGAAGAAATTACTACCAATGAATACATTCTGAAATCTCTAGTTGACAATGTCAATAGTAAGATTTCTAGCATAAAAGAGCCAATATTAACCCAGCATAAAATCACTCTAGACGAAATCAAGAAAGTCCGTTTCAATGCTGACAAATATCTCAGTTTGTTCGAGAATGATGCGTTGGACATTGTCTTTGTAAAAGAAAAAATAAACAGATTGCAGGATGAATTAAAACTTCTTGAATCTAGAAAAGTCGATTTAGAAAGACAACTAGCACAACCGACAGTAAAAGAATTGTCTTTTAACGAAGTTTACGGTATTCTCTCAAACTTCTCAAAGCTTATGGATATTACTCCACCAGAACAACAAAAGACTATCTTGAACCAGTTAATTTCAAAAATTACAGTGAATGCTGGTGATAAGATTGAACAAAGAAGCATCAAGGACATTGAGTTGTTCTTTGATGCTTCACAAAACGATAACTTTGTGCTTACTTATGATACGGTTCACCGTATCATCTATAGAGCGAAATAG
- a CDS encoding IS5 family transposase (programmed frameshift), with product MIQRRYELSDEQWEQIKDMFPPYKTGRPSKLGERTMFNAFLWIARSGAAWRDLPEERYGSWKTVYSRFCKWRDTGLLVAIFQTLQVEPDFENLSIDSTSVKAHQHSAGAKKTPQDMKVNQHIGVSRGGKTTKLHTVVDGLGNPLAFLLTGGQVYDSVPAIDLLQKLDITGSHILGDKAYGSEAFRNWITTKQASYTIPPKTNSQNPWKVDWYRYKERHLVECFFNKIKHFRRVATRYDKLAKSFLAFVHVAAIFKLTQ from the exons ATGATTCAAAGACGGTACGAATTAAGCGATGAACAGTGGGAACAGATTAAAGACATGTTTCCCCCCTACAAAACAGGACGTCCGTCAAAATTAGGTGAACGAACCATGTTTAACGCGTTTCTATGGATCGCTCGAAGTGGTGCTGCCTGGCGCGATCTACCGGAGGAACGCTATGGTTCATGGAAAACGGTCTACAGTCGCTTCTGCAAGTGGCGAGATACCGGACTGCTTGTCGCGATCTTCCAAACGCTTCAGGTCGAACCTGACTTTGAAAACTTGAGCATTGATTCTACATCGGTCAAAGCCCATCAACATAGTGCCGGTGCTAAAAAAACGCCACAGGACATGA AAGTGAATCAGCACATCGGCGTCAGTCGTGGCGGAAAGACTACCAAACTTCACACTGTCGTCGATGGATTAGGAAACCCCCTTGCTTTTCTTCTGACGGGTGGTCAAGTCTACGATTCCGTTCCAGCGATCGATTTACTTCAGAAGCTTGATATTACAGGAAGTCATATTCTTGGCGACAAAGCTTATGGCTCAGAAGCGTTTCGGAATTGGATTACAACGAAGCAGGCATCCTACACCATTCCGCCTAAAACGAATAGTCAAAACCCATGGAAAGTCGATTGGTATCGCTACAAAGAACGCCACTTAGTGGAGTGCTTTTTCAATAAAATTAAACACTTTCGCCGTGTGGCTACTCGTTACGACAAGTTAGCCAAGTCATTCCTGGCTTTTGTACACGTTGCTGCCATTTTCAAATTGACTCAATGA
- a CDS encoding recombinase family protein codes for MAIKRNELEQREIDDDPEGYAERQLAEILGERVASKKEELFTINNQFHRMINLLIEKDTFRAERVLRNLNKLTINVEFLDFFCSLFDYNYTYLTTDERTELIDYIGGYLMNRVAVYVRVSTEEQADEGYSIEGQLQMAKEYCDNKGLNIVGRYQDEGISGKDIKGRHDMQRLLGRV; via the coding sequence ATGGCTATCAAACGAAATGAACTGGAACAAAGGGAAATAGATGATGACCCAGAAGGTTATGCAGAAAGGCAACTAGCGGAAATACTTGGGGAAAGAGTTGCTTCTAAAAAGGAAGAACTATTCACTATTAATAATCAGTTTCACAGAATGATTAACCTGCTCATTGAGAAGGATACGTTCAGAGCAGAGCGAGTCCTACGGAACCTGAATAAATTGACAATAAATGTTGAGTTTCTCGACTTTTTTTGTTCTCTCTTTGATTACAATTACACGTACTTAACTACAGATGAAAGAACAGAATTAATTGATTACATTGGGGGTTATTTGATGAATAGAGTTGCGGTCTATGTTCGAGTAAGTACAGAAGAACAAGCAGACGAAGGATATTCTATTGAAGGTCAACTTCAAATGGCTAAAGAATACTGTGATAATAAAGGGTTAAATATTGTAGGTCGATACCAAGACGAAGGAATAAGCGGAAAAGATATAAAGGGTAGACATGATATGCAACGATTACTAGGTCGTGTCTGA
- a CDS encoding CPBP family intramembrane glutamic endopeptidase, which translates to MVILTFFVGSFLNDIIIRGYVFGHLKERIPLKLVFFISLILYSLDDSWNEGFSITNTLFSLILGLSLTYTIFKTDSIWVDTGIHWGLNVCYGIFNGTLGGSDGGIIITKYEPQSMLLEIISYRDCQQ; encoded by the coding sequence ATGGTAATCCTCACATTTTTTGTCGGATCCTTTTTAAATGACATCATCATCCGAGGGTATGTGTTTGGGCATTTAAAAGAAAGAATACCCTTGAAATTGGTGTTTTTCATTTCGCTTATACTTTATTCCCTAGACGACTCCTGGAATGAAGGGTTCAGTATAACTAACACACTGTTCTCTCTTATTCTCGGACTCTCGTTAACCTATACGATTTTTAAAACCGATTCGATTTGGGTGGACACTGGCATCCATTGGGGACTGAACGTCTGCTACGGGATCTTTAACGGAACCCTTGGTGGTTCAGATGGGGGAATCATAATCACGAAGTATGAACCACAATCCATGTTACTAGAAATAATCAGCTACAGGGACTGTCAACAGTAA
- a CDS encoding sensor domain-containing diguanylate cyclase, with protein sequence MSLNRKILSITIVLIVTIEAVMYLNFHFREILILLYLLPFTFLIPVYTACTNIKRLSMKNENSEKYRLNLEKRIQLLEAEAEKFQNTETEFKKLIGDVNVFVFSFTISNNIWFMGGNFQGLKYFGMQDFQNGIRIIEENIHPEDKEYFLKMKNQWLSGTPTILEFRIENEGQVRWNELRTNSILNSSEEVERIHGMIFDVTERKEKEEKYAQLAFYDALTELPNRRMLENHFKKAFSRAIRKEHEVTIMFIDLDGFKDVNDSYGHDIGDALLKQVANRLNENIRDEDFISRIGGDEFIIVFEETSKEEITLIADRILQRISLPFIISGQHVSVTPSIGISSYPEDGDNLESIINYADKAMYAAKVQGKKNYKFYTPDLENYQPKESLIDQFFKWFQKAKIN encoded by the coding sequence TTGTCTTTAAATAGAAAAATTTTAAGTATTACAATTGTCTTAATTGTTACTATTGAAGCAGTAATGTACCTAAATTTTCATTTTAGGGAGATATTAATTTTGCTTTACCTTCTTCCCTTTACATTTTTAATTCCTGTTTATACAGCCTGTACTAATATTAAAAGGTTATCAATGAAGAATGAAAATTCGGAGAAATATAGGTTAAACTTAGAAAAGCGAATTCAACTATTAGAAGCGGAAGCGGAGAAATTTCAAAATACGGAAACCGAGTTTAAAAAGCTAATTGGCGATGTTAATGTATTTGTTTTCTCATTTACCATTTCGAACAATATATGGTTTATGGGTGGAAATTTCCAAGGACTTAAATATTTTGGTATGCAGGATTTTCAAAATGGGATAAGAATAATAGAAGAGAATATTCACCCGGAGGATAAAGAATATTTTTTGAAAATGAAAAATCAATGGCTATCTGGAACTCCAACTATATTGGAGTTTAGAATTGAAAATGAAGGCCAAGTCCGTTGGAATGAATTGCGAACAAATTCGATTTTAAACTCGTCTGAAGAAGTTGAAAGAATCCATGGTATGATTTTTGATGTAACGGAACGAAAAGAAAAAGAGGAAAAATATGCACAACTGGCTTTCTATGATGCTTTAACAGAATTGCCCAATCGGAGGATGCTGGAAAATCATTTTAAAAAGGCATTTTCTCGTGCTATACGAAAAGAACATGAAGTCACGATTATGTTTATTGATTTAGACGGATTTAAAGATGTTAATGACTCTTACGGACATGATATTGGAGATGCTCTTCTTAAGCAAGTCGCTAATAGATTAAATGAAAATATTCGTGATGAAGACTTTATCTCGCGTATCGGTGGCGATGAATTTATCATCGTGTTTGAAGAAACAAGTAAAGAAGAGATAACCTTAATTGCTGATCGAATATTACAACGTATTTCTTTGCCTTTCATTATCTCAGGTCAGCATGTATCCGTAACACCTAGTATTGGAATTTCAAGTTATCCAGAAGATGGGGATAACCTTGAATCGATTATCAATTATGCTGATAAAGCGATGTACGCAGCTAAGGTTCAAGGGAAAAAGAATTATAAATTTTATACTCCTGACCTTGAAAACTACCAACCAAAAGAATCCTTGATTGACCAGTTTTTTAAGTGGTTTCAAAAAGCGAAAATAAATTAA
- a CDS encoding ATP-binding protein, which translates to MRGTLRFSSRTFIYSIAAAVVGLLASFAVFSASDSSKLQSEEGILDLTQVHVSKSPVKLEGEWAFYWQELLSPEDIQNRLARDRNNDRWISIPGSWLGYKLDGQKLKGTGFSTFRLVIKLSEQDRNERLALRLPTIFHAYKLWVNGELLAEVGVVGQDKSSVTPQLATKMVFFQPANDTVELVMQVANFHHKRGGITKVIELGGSDVLTVRTHLNIAGEMFVTASLLVIGIYHLMLFVLRRKDKSPLYFGLFTLLFGIRSLLVGDHFLTQLWPSFPWEIQFKMEYLTLCSGGFIITMYSNCIFPNSVSRWFRLGSQIVTGALCLVVLASPALFYTQLLTVIGVVVVLHMLYLMVGLVQSAVRHMEGALFFLLVSMVALVTVINDFLYFNEWSPIGNTSPLGLLVFTIAQMMLLSSRFTRSAANEERMVRELQDANNKLADMNMNLERTVHERTQALSAAHDDLRTSYDRVLHSEQGRKKLLAYITHDLRMPLSSMLGYVEAVQDRVKPERDEQYLKYIRDNTIRINRMIEELSFLSHLETGQVSYRMKAVDVTHFLRSFFEQYELVVRDAGLDFTLDIGDAEDKQPVLPVVKMDTQRLEQALFNLVSNAMKFTPRGGMVRIALAVKEVDDIRYAIISVQDTGMGIPPEQLEQIFNRNYRYERPGMENGVEGSGLGLAICREIVQAHGGTIRAESDGKTGAIFYVSFPCTAEEGR; encoded by the coding sequence ATGAGGGGAACTCTCCGGTTCAGTTCTCGTACGTTCATTTATTCTATTGCTGCTGCCGTTGTTGGTCTGCTTGCAAGCTTTGCGGTCTTCTCTGCGTCGGATTCCTCAAAGCTGCAAAGTGAAGAGGGCATTCTGGATTTAACACAGGTGCATGTCAGTAAGAGTCCGGTAAAATTAGAAGGGGAGTGGGCGTTCTACTGGCAAGAGCTGCTGTCACCTGAGGACATTCAGAATCGTTTAGCAAGGGATAGGAATAATGATCGCTGGATCAGCATCCCAGGCTCCTGGTTAGGCTATAAGTTAGATGGTCAGAAGCTGAAAGGTACAGGCTTCTCAACATTTCGGTTGGTCATTAAGCTTAGCGAGCAGGATCGAAATGAGCGTCTTGCTCTCCGGCTTCCGACTATTTTTCATGCATATAAATTGTGGGTGAATGGCGAGCTGCTGGCAGAAGTCGGTGTCGTAGGTCAAGACAAGAGCAGCGTGACCCCCCAACTGGCAACGAAGATGGTGTTCTTCCAGCCTGCGAATGACACTGTAGAACTGGTAATGCAAGTAGCGAACTTCCATCATAAGCGAGGCGGCATCACCAAGGTTATCGAGTTGGGCGGCAGTGATGTGTTAACGGTCAGGACCCATCTGAACATCGCTGGTGAAATGTTCGTGACCGCAAGCCTGCTGGTGATTGGCATCTATCACCTGATGCTGTTCGTACTACGACGCAAAGACAAGTCTCCCTTGTATTTTGGGTTGTTTACCTTATTGTTCGGCATCCGATCCTTGCTGGTCGGCGACCACTTTCTTACCCAATTGTGGCCGTCGTTTCCATGGGAAATCCAATTCAAAATGGAGTACCTGACCCTTTGCAGCGGTGGGTTTATTATCACTATGTACTCGAATTGCATTTTTCCGAATTCCGTGTCGCGATGGTTTCGTCTTGGTTCGCAAATCGTAACTGGTGCACTCTGTCTAGTTGTTCTGGCATCTCCTGCACTTTTTTATACCCAATTATTAACGGTGATCGGTGTGGTCGTTGTTCTGCACATGCTGTATCTGATGGTTGGGCTGGTCCAATCGGCGGTACGGCATATGGAGGGAGCGCTGTTTTTCCTATTGGTATCGATGGTTGCTTTGGTTACGGTCATCAATGATTTTCTATATTTTAATGAATGGTCACCCATCGGGAATACTTCTCCGCTTGGCCTGTTGGTGTTTACGATCGCACAGATGATGCTGCTTTCTTCCAGATTTACGAGGTCTGCAGCGAACGAGGAGAGGATGGTACGCGAACTGCAGGACGCTAACAACAAGCTGGCCGATATGAATATGAATTTGGAACGGACCGTGCACGAACGCACACAGGCCTTATCCGCAGCTCATGATGATCTCCGCACTTCGTATGACAGAGTGCTTCATTCCGAGCAAGGGAGGAAGAAGCTCCTTGCCTATATTACGCATGATCTGCGTATGCCGCTGTCCAGCATGCTCGGCTATGTAGAAGCTGTGCAGGACAGGGTCAAACCGGAACGCGACGAACAGTACTTGAAGTATATCCGGGATAACACGATAAGAATTAACCGCATGATTGAGGAGTTGTCCTTCTTGTCACATTTGGAGACGGGACAAGTTTCGTACCGAATGAAGGCGGTTGATGTGACTCACTTCTTGCGTAGTTTTTTTGAGCAATATGAGCTGGTTGTGCGTGACGCAGGTCTGGATTTCACGCTGGATATCGGAGATGCGGAAGATAAACAACCTGTCTTGCCTGTTGTTAAGATGGATACGCAAAGATTAGAGCAAGCATTGTTCAATCTGGTGTCGAATGCAATGAAGTTCACTCCCAGAGGTGGGATGGTGCGTATTGCGCTAGCTGTGAAAGAGGTGGATGATATCCGTTATGCAATCATTAGTGTACAAGACACTGGAATGGGTATTCCGCCAGAGCAGCTTGAGCAAATCTTCAATCGCAATTACAGGTATGAGCGACCGGGCATGGAAAATGGAGTAGAGGGAAGCGGGCTCGGTCTGGCGATTTGCAGGGAAATCGTCCAAGCGCATGGAGGAACGATACGAGCGGAGAGCGATGGCAAGACGGGGGCGATATTCTATGTATCGTTTCCTTGTACTGCAGAAGAAGGAAGGTGA